A single region of the Deefgea piscis genome encodes:
- the prfB gene encoding peptide chain release factor 2 — protein sequence MEAEQLNQIENQLKELGVRADELKRYLDYPGKVDRLEEVVRLSEAPETWNDPKKAQEVGRERKALEDIVLVLDRVADGVTDSLELFEMAKEEGDFGTAEVIAQEYALLEAEVAKLEFRRMFNNPMDPNPCFIDIQSGAGGTEAQDWAGMLLRMYVRYGERKGFTVEVMEQSDGDIVGISQATIKLTGDYAYGFLRTETGVHRLVRCSPYDSNNRRHTSFASVFVYPEVDDSFEIDINPSDVRTDTYRASGAGGQHINKTDSAVRLTHIPTNTVVQCQNDRSQHKNRDEAWKMLRAKLFELELRKRMEAQQSLEATKSDIGWGHQIRSYVFDQSRIKDLRTSYEVGNIKGVMDGDLDNFIAASLKQGV from the coding sequence ATGGAAGCGGAACAGCTTAATCAGATTGAAAACCAGCTCAAAGAGCTAGGCGTACGCGCAGACGAACTTAAGCGCTATCTTGACTACCCCGGAAAAGTCGATCGACTCGAAGAAGTCGTTCGACTCTCTGAGGCGCCAGAAACCTGGAACGACCCCAAAAAAGCCCAAGAAGTAGGCCGAGAACGAAAAGCCCTCGAGGATATCGTTCTGGTTTTAGATCGTGTCGCCGATGGCGTCACCGATTCGCTTGAGCTATTTGAAATGGCCAAAGAAGAAGGTGACTTTGGCACTGCCGAAGTGATCGCGCAAGAATACGCCTTACTTGAAGCCGAAGTGGCCAAGCTCGAATTTCGCCGAATGTTCAATAACCCAATGGATCCAAATCCTTGCTTTATTGACATTCAATCTGGCGCTGGCGGCACTGAAGCGCAAGACTGGGCCGGCATGCTATTGAGAATGTATGTTCGCTATGGCGAGCGCAAAGGCTTTACGGTTGAAGTGATGGAGCAATCCGATGGCGACATCGTCGGCATCAGCCAAGCCACCATCAAACTGACTGGCGATTATGCCTATGGCTTTTTGCGCACCGAAACCGGCGTTCATCGCCTAGTTCGCTGCTCGCCATACGATTCTAACAATCGTCGCCACACCTCATTTGCCTCGGTATTTGTGTACCCAGAAGTAGATGATAGTTTTGAAATTGATATCAACCCTTCTGACGTGCGTACCGATACGTATCGCGCTTCAGGCGCGGGTGGTCAGCACATTAACAAAACCGATTCGGCCGTTCGTTTAACGCACATTCCGACCAATACCGTCGTGCAATGCCAAAACGATCGATCACAGCATAAAAATCGTGATGAAGCGTGGAAAATGTTACGGGCTAAGTTGTTTGAACTTGAGCTACGTAAACGAATGGAAGCGCAGCAATCGCTCGAAGCGACCAAGTCTGACATCGGCTGGGGACATCAAATTCGTTCTTACGTATTCGATCAAAGCCGCATTAAAGATTTACGCACCAGCTACGAAGTAGGCAACATCAAAGGCGTCATGGATGGCGATCTTGATAACTTTATTGCTGCCAGCCTCAAACAAGGCGTTTAA
- the lysS gene encoding lysine--tRNA ligase, which produces MSENQVASQAVEVAVDENQIILERRAKLAAIRAKGIAFPNDFKREHLSGPLHDQYNALEKADLESQAVMVAVAGRMMLKRVMGKASFATIQDGTGRIQFYISKESVGEAVYDDFKTWDLGDIVAARGTLMKTKTGELSVLVTELRLLTKSLRPLPDKHHGMADQEQIYRQRHLDLITNDHSRSTFIKRSKIIQRLREFMVHEDYLEVETPMMHSIPGGATAKPFVTHHNALDMPLYLRIAPELYLKRLVVGGLERVFEINRSFRNEGMSTRHNPEFTMIEFYEAYADYQRMMEMAEGIIRACAKEATGSTVIEYQGKPVDLSKPFTRFTIAQAIQHYNPEYTDAQLNDADFLKAEIARLGGKPVLTAGIGGLQLSLFEENTESKLWEPTFIVDYPAEVSPLARASDTQAGLTERFELFIVGREHANGYSELNDPEDQAARFQAQVDLKDKGDDEAMHYDADYVRALEHGLAPTGGCGIGIDRLVMLLTNAPSIRDVILFPQMRRED; this is translated from the coding sequence ATGAGTGAAAATCAAGTTGCAAGCCAAGCCGTCGAAGTGGCGGTCGATGAAAATCAAATTATCTTAGAGCGCCGCGCCAAGTTAGCGGCCATTCGCGCCAAGGGCATTGCTTTTCCAAACGATTTTAAGCGTGAACACCTCTCTGGTCCGCTGCACGATCAATACAATGCACTCGAAAAAGCTGACCTTGAATCTCAAGCCGTAATGGTAGCCGTAGCCGGTCGCATGATGCTCAAACGCGTCATGGGTAAAGCCAGCTTTGCCACTATCCAAGACGGCACTGGCCGCATCCAGTTTTACATCAGCAAAGAAAGCGTTGGCGAAGCCGTTTATGACGACTTTAAAACGTGGGACTTAGGTGATATCGTTGCCGCACGTGGCACGCTAATGAAAACCAAAACCGGCGAATTATCGGTCCTCGTGACTGAATTGCGCCTGTTGACCAAATCATTGCGTCCATTACCAGACAAGCACCACGGCATGGCCGACCAAGAGCAAATCTATCGTCAGCGCCACCTTGATCTGATTACCAATGATCATAGCCGCAGCACATTCATCAAACGCTCAAAAATCATCCAGCGCTTGCGTGAATTCATGGTGCACGAAGACTACCTCGAAGTCGAAACACCAATGATGCACTCTATTCCTGGCGGCGCGACAGCCAAGCCATTTGTGACGCATCACAACGCGCTAGATATGCCACTGTATTTGCGTATCGCGCCTGAACTTTACCTCAAACGCCTGGTTGTCGGCGGCTTAGAGCGGGTCTTTGAAATTAACCGTTCATTCCGTAACGAAGGCATGAGCACGCGCCACAATCCAGAATTCACCATGATCGAATTCTATGAAGCGTATGCTGACTACCAACGCATGATGGAAATGGCCGAAGGCATTATTCGCGCCTGCGCCAAAGAAGCAACGGGCAGCACAGTTATTGAGTACCAAGGCAAACCCGTTGATTTATCCAAGCCATTTACTCGTTTCACCATTGCGCAAGCCATTCAGCACTACAACCCAGAATACACCGACGCGCAATTAAATGACGCGGACTTCCTCAAAGCCGAGATCGCTCGTCTTGGCGGAAAACCGGTGCTTACCGCTGGTATTGGCGGCCTGCAATTGAGTTTGTTTGAAGAAAACACTGAAAGCAAACTGTGGGAGCCGACATTCATTGTTGACTACCCTGCTGAAGTTTCGCCACTGGCGCGCGCTTCGGACACGCAAGCGGGACTTACTGAGCGCTTTGAATTATTCATCGTTGGTCGCGAACATGCTAACGGTTACTCAGAGTTGAACGACCCTGAAGACCAAGCAGCGCGCTTCCAAGCTCAAGTTGATCTGAAAGACAAAGGTGACGACGAAGCGATGCATTACGACGCCGACTATGTTCGTGCGCTTGAGCATGGCTTAGCGCCAACGGGTGGTTGTGGTATTGGTATTGACCGCCTCGTTATGCTACTCACCAATGCGCCAAGTATTCGTGACGTGATTTTGTTCCCACAAATGCGCCGCGAAGATTAA
- a CDS encoding HU family DNA-binding protein, whose amino-acid sequence MNKTELIAIVHNLVAIDHPEVSKKAVAATIETLSEVIVATVSGGGEVVLPNVAKVALKSRDARVGRNPRTGEAVQIPAKRVLKFTAAKALKDAVAQHDATQEKTA is encoded by the coding sequence ATGAATAAAACTGAATTAATTGCAATTGTCCATAACTTGGTGGCAATTGATCATCCAGAGGTTTCAAAGAAAGCGGTTGCGGCCACTATTGAAACATTGTCTGAGGTGATTGTGGCAACGGTAAGTGGCGGTGGTGAGGTGGTTTTGCCCAACGTGGCTAAAGTGGCATTAAAATCACGCGATGCGCGAGTTGGGCGTAACCCACGTACCGGTGAAGCCGTGCAAATCCCCGCCAAGCGCGTGCTGAAATTTACTGCCGCAAAAGCCTTAAAAGATGCGGTGGCGCAGCATGATGCTACGCAAGAAAAAACCGCCTAA
- a CDS encoding MFS transporter, with the protein MNTSSQSPIPNITLLALLFPLALVLFEFATYISNDMILPAMPIIVKSFAIDPIHIPSAMSICLLGGASLQWLLGPLSDRIGRRPVMLAGVLLFILSCIAIVFSESYSWFLFCRFLQGTGMCFIGAVGYAAIQESFAEATAIRVTALMANVALIAPLIGPLAGAMVLQVASWYWIFIFVAIIASFSALGLWRFMPETSPKIDSPLRIGRLRQDYTAVLSNRRFLAGAISIGCTSAPLLAWIALAPVILMQDAQLSTIEYGYWQTPVFIGLISGNLILAKVVTSVPIYRIIKLGSIPLMVGLAMTLWLFKAPMDWQWLIASLSVAAIGIGIINAAQFRLALFASDQSKGTVSAMLGIIIMVIFSIAIESAKIGHELWGNRGFVIICLIMGCCAITARRYFLRGPLGEQAD; encoded by the coding sequence ATGAACACCAGTAGCCAATCGCCAATTCCCAATATCACACTTTTAGCGCTTTTATTTCCTCTTGCCTTAGTTTTGTTTGAATTTGCAACTTACATTTCAAACGATATGATTCTGCCGGCCATGCCGATCATTGTTAAATCATTTGCAATTGATCCTATTCATATTCCATCGGCAATGTCGATTTGTTTATTGGGTGGCGCTAGCTTGCAATGGTTGCTTGGGCCTCTCTCAGACCGAATTGGCCGTCGCCCAGTGATGCTGGCGGGCGTACTGCTGTTTATTCTGTCTTGCATTGCCATCGTATTTTCTGAATCTTATAGTTGGTTTTTATTTTGCCGCTTTTTGCAAGGCACCGGCATGTGCTTTATCGGTGCAGTCGGCTACGCCGCAATCCAAGAAAGCTTTGCTGAAGCCACCGCCATTCGCGTAACCGCCTTAATGGCCAATGTGGCCTTGATTGCACCACTCATTGGCCCTTTGGCGGGCGCCATGGTCTTACAAGTGGCAAGCTGGTATTGGATTTTTATTTTTGTGGCGATTATCGCTAGCTTCTCCGCGCTCGGACTCTGGCGCTTTATGCCAGAAACCTCACCCAAAATTGACTCACCATTGCGGATTGGCCGCCTGCGCCAAGACTACACTGCGGTGCTCAGCAACCGCCGTTTCTTAGCGGGTGCAATCTCCATTGGCTGCACCTCAGCGCCTTTATTGGCGTGGATCGCTTTAGCGCCAGTGATTTTGATGCAAGACGCGCAACTCTCCACCATTGAATATGGCTACTGGCAAACGCCGGTATTTATTGGCTTAATTTCAGGCAATCTGATCTTGGCCAAAGTCGTGACTAGCGTGCCGATTTACAGAATTATAAAGCTAGGCTCGATTCCGCTCATGGTCGGCCTGGCGATGACATTGTGGCTATTTAAAGCGCCAATGGATTGGCAATGGCTGATTGCGTCACTTTCGGTGGCGGCCATTGGCATTGGCATTATCAATGCCGCGCAATTTAGATTGGCTTTATTTGCCAGCGACCAAAGCAAAGGCACAGTTTCAGCCATGCTCGGGATTATTATCATGGTGATTTTTTCTATCGCAATTGAGTCCGCCAAAATCGGCCATGAGCTGTGGGGCAATCGTGGGTTTGTTATTATCTGCTTAATTATGGGCTGCTGCGCCATTACGGCCAGACGCTATTTTTTACGTGGACCGCTTGGCGAACAAGCTGATTAA
- the mnmC gene encoding FAD-dependent 5-carboxymethylaminomethyl-2-thiouridine(34) oxidoreductase MnmC: MLGAPSINVASDWLSEFRSELQQTHATLLSNPATQSAQSILSLDWADGAVFLATCQHWISTRLASARLHFVSLIPTTLQISRLQSIAQQHPEFAGLIDQLQAIWPSWQTGFHRLHLEQGQISLTLVFGDYAQLSEISGPIDVIYLNSEFKSSLTLIHCKQLRRIATANSVVIGQGNDPLQRQHLAQVGFIVPPPSVVNFWSATTRQTRHSSYVAPIEPGAIILGAGMAGCAMANQLAERGWQIKLIDAQADIASQASGNHVGLCHPTLSRDDNFQARLSRAGFATTQQKLKQLSQQGTTIHFGAEGHLQLAKDSAAATLMQLICTEQPQLHQMVRWLDRQQCQTQLAIDCELGGWWFPEGMWANPHSICKGYINQYPDLIKLQLNTQVDHIRFIDQRWHLFDANQQCIASSKTLILANANDATRLIPDTQLPLSASLRSVSKVWSDDLPESTFSLSGLSYLTPALAGWRCAGASLVDTQYPQYAEQQNLDDLSQLIGTAVLTSKPVETRLCFRPNSSDRLPLAGQLPEHNNIPRSVDQLFQIPRQPGLYGLLGLGARGMTWHVLIAEMLACQLNQEPLPMERSLVAAIDPARFALRELRKKGKGLAVPPQLSF; encoded by the coding sequence ATGCTAGGCGCACCATCTATCAATGTGGCATCGGATTGGCTATCCGAATTTCGATCCGAGCTACAACAAACACATGCCACGTTACTAAGTAATCCAGCCACCCAATCTGCGCAGTCAATCCTCAGCCTCGACTGGGCGGATGGCGCTGTATTTTTAGCGACGTGTCAGCACTGGATAAGCACCCGCCTAGCATCAGCACGACTGCATTTTGTGAGTCTAATCCCGACCACGTTGCAAATCAGTCGCCTGCAAAGCATTGCTCAACAACACCCCGAATTTGCCGGTTTAATTGATCAATTACAAGCCATCTGGCCAAGCTGGCAAACGGGATTTCATCGACTGCATTTAGAGCAAGGGCAAATCAGCCTTACCCTTGTATTTGGTGATTATGCACAGCTCAGTGAAATCAGCGGTCCAATTGATGTCATCTACCTTAATTCTGAGTTCAAATCGTCACTAACACTGATCCACTGCAAGCAATTACGCCGTATTGCCACGGCAAATAGCGTCGTTATTGGGCAAGGCAATGACCCCCTACAACGTCAGCACTTGGCCCAAGTCGGCTTTATCGTACCGCCGCCATCAGTAGTAAATTTTTGGTCAGCCACCACACGTCAAACTCGACATTCAAGCTACGTTGCGCCAATCGAGCCAGGAGCCATCATCCTTGGCGCCGGCATGGCGGGCTGCGCGATGGCCAATCAGCTTGCTGAACGCGGCTGGCAAATCAAACTGATCGACGCTCAAGCCGACATCGCCAGTCAGGCATCAGGCAATCATGTGGGCCTTTGTCATCCTACGTTAAGCCGCGATGATAATTTCCAAGCCCGCCTGTCACGCGCCGGGTTTGCCACCACCCAACAAAAGCTCAAGCAACTTAGCCAGCAAGGTACAACAATTCATTTTGGTGCAGAGGGTCACCTGCAATTGGCCAAAGACAGCGCAGCGGCGACGTTGATGCAATTAATCTGCACTGAACAACCGCAGCTTCATCAAATGGTTCGCTGGCTCGATCGACAACAATGCCAGACTCAGTTGGCGATAGACTGCGAATTGGGTGGCTGGTGGTTTCCCGAGGGCATGTGGGCCAATCCACACAGCATTTGCAAAGGGTATATCAATCAATATCCTGATTTAATTAAGCTTCAACTCAATACCCAAGTCGATCACATTAGATTTATTGATCAACGCTGGCATCTTTTTGATGCCAATCAGCAATGCATTGCCTCAAGCAAAACGCTGATATTGGCCAATGCAAATGATGCGACCCGATTGATTCCTGATACCCAATTACCGCTCTCGGCGAGCTTACGCAGCGTTTCTAAAGTGTGGAGTGATGATCTACCGGAAAGTACTTTCAGTCTTTCAGGCCTGAGCTATTTAACCCCTGCTCTCGCTGGTTGGCGCTGCGCCGGAGCAAGCTTGGTCGACACACAATATCCACAATATGCAGAGCAACAAAACCTCGACGATTTGAGTCAGCTTATCGGTACGGCGGTACTCACCAGCAAACCGGTTGAAACTCGGCTATGTTTTCGTCCCAATTCATCAGATCGGCTGCCTTTGGCCGGTCAACTCCCAGAGCACAACAACATACCACGCTCGGTTGATCAGCTCTTTCAAATACCACGTCAGCCCGGTCTATATGGCTTACTGGGTCTGGGTGCGCGCGGCATGACATGGCATGTTTTGATTGCTGAAATGTTGGCGTGTCAACTCAATCAAGAGCCACTTCCTATGGAGCGCAGTCTTGTCGCTGCAATTGATCCCGCACGATTTGCTTTGCGTGAGCTACGCAAAAAAGGTAAGGGCTTAGCCGTTCCACCTCAATTATCGTTTTAA
- the tnpA gene encoding IS66 family insertion sequence element accessory protein TnpA — MGRWIDALQWVQRWQTSGLTQAEFVRVHQLKRTTFSSWLRRSRLESADASSAAITEPQIAPKPSASSIVPAQWPAPVAAQLQLNFPSGVTLTLPAATDPAWVAALLRGLA, encoded by the coding sequence ATGGGACGGTGGATTGATGCTTTGCAATGGGTGCAACGTTGGCAGACTAGCGGTTTAACTCAAGCCGAGTTTGTCCGAGTGCACCAGCTTAAACGCACTACTTTTTCCAGTTGGCTGCGCCGTAGCCGCCTCGAATCTGCCGACGCATCTTCAGCTGCAATCACCGAACCGCAGATCGCCCCGAAACCATCGGCGTCAAGCATCGTGCCCGCACAATGGCCCGCACCCGTTGCGGCGCAGTTGCAGTTGAATTTCCCCTCCGGCGTGACCCTGACTTTGCCTGCGGCGACCGATCCGGCTTGGGTCGCGGCGTTATTGCGCGGTTTGGCATGA
- the tnpB gene encoding IS66 family insertion sequence element accessory protein TnpB (TnpB, as the term is used for proteins encoded by IS66 family insertion elements, is considered an accessory protein, since TnpC, encoded by a neighboring gene, is a DDE family transposase.), whose protein sequence is MMPPFTSLQLVVEPVDMRLGIEGLSAKIHACLQRSPVEGAAYAFRNQRSNRLKVLLWDRSGVWLAQRRLHHGRFIWPQSGDAVFTLDAAQWQWLVSGVDWQRLAPPPLPEYVY, encoded by the coding sequence ATGATGCCGCCATTCACTTCGCTGCAATTGGTCGTCGAACCGGTCGATATGCGCCTTGGCATCGAGGGTTTGTCGGCCAAGATTCACGCCTGTTTGCAGCGTTCACCCGTCGAAGGTGCAGCGTATGCGTTTCGCAATCAGCGCAGCAATCGCCTCAAAGTGTTGCTGTGGGATCGCTCTGGCGTCTGGTTGGCGCAACGGCGTTTGCATCACGGTCGATTTATTTGGCCACAATCGGGCGATGCTGTGTTTACGCTGGATGCGGCGCAGTGGCAATGGTTGGTGAGCGGTGTCGACTGGCAGCGATTAGCGCCGCCACCGCTGCCAGAATATGTCTACTAA
- the tnpC gene encoding IS66 family transposase, which produces MDLAQELANSNLPAAVRAAILAQSVLLAQHTELVTQQDQQLKQYVSDIQNKTQTIEALTMELAYLRRMRYGAKTEVMNREQRDLFEEALDADMAALEAKLAAEQANNTPEVSDKKPRIRAGRQALPAHLPRTDMVHEPESCSCGQCGQGLVKVGEDISEQLHVQPAVFSVLRHIRPQYACRSCQTMSAAPIPAAIINGGLPTAATLAWVMVSKYIDHLPLYRLRQIAERSEVPLAETTLASWVGTVGWWLQPLADRLRERLKGETVLHADETPVKQLDPGKGKTKTAYLWAYRNTPLSGSAPIILFDYQGGRSGQHVRDFLADWQGQLMVDDYGGYKALFKTGVIELGCWAHARRKFFELHQANGSPIAAEALRRIGELYALEAQAKDLNPEQRRALRQQQAQPKLLEFKIWLDETGSKVAPNSALAKAIIYSHRRWTALERYAQSGIAPIDNNPVENSIRPIAIGKKNWLFAGSERAGQRAAAIQTLLGTAKLNDLDPMAWLTDTLEKLPTWPNSRIDELLPLRRLAET; this is translated from the coding sequence ATGGATCTCGCTCAAGAACTCGCCAATTCAAACCTACCCGCCGCAGTCCGCGCGGCGATTTTGGCGCAGTCGGTACTCCTTGCTCAGCATACTGAATTAGTCACTCAGCAAGATCAACAACTCAAACAATACGTCTCCGACATCCAAAATAAAACGCAAACCATCGAAGCGCTAACGATGGAATTGGCCTATCTGCGCCGCATGCGTTATGGCGCTAAGACCGAAGTGATGAATCGCGAGCAGCGAGATTTGTTTGAAGAAGCCCTCGATGCCGATATGGCGGCGCTGGAAGCCAAACTCGCCGCCGAGCAAGCCAACAACACTCCCGAGGTCAGCGATAAAAAGCCACGCATTCGCGCAGGTCGCCAAGCCTTACCGGCGCATTTGCCGCGTACCGATATGGTTCACGAGCCTGAATCATGCAGTTGCGGCCAATGTGGTCAGGGTTTAGTTAAAGTCGGCGAAGACATTAGCGAGCAACTGCATGTGCAACCGGCGGTGTTTAGCGTGTTGCGCCACATTCGCCCGCAATACGCTTGCCGCAGCTGCCAAACGATGAGCGCTGCGCCGATTCCGGCGGCGATCATCAATGGCGGTTTACCCACTGCGGCCACTTTGGCGTGGGTGATGGTCAGCAAATACATTGATCATTTACCGCTGTATCGGCTACGACAAATCGCTGAACGCAGCGAAGTGCCGTTAGCGGAAACCACGCTGGCCAGCTGGGTTGGCACCGTCGGCTGGTGGTTGCAGCCATTGGCGGATCGATTGCGTGAACGATTGAAAGGCGAAACGGTGCTGCATGCCGATGAAACGCCAGTCAAACAGCTTGATCCGGGCAAAGGCAAAACCAAAACCGCCTATTTATGGGCGTATCGCAATACGCCTTTGAGTGGCAGTGCGCCGATTATTTTGTTCGACTACCAAGGCGGTCGCTCGGGTCAACACGTCCGCGATTTCCTCGCCGATTGGCAAGGTCAACTGATGGTCGACGACTATGGCGGCTACAAAGCGCTGTTCAAAACCGGCGTGATTGAGCTGGGCTGCTGGGCGCACGCACGGCGCAAATTCTTCGAATTGCATCAGGCCAACGGCAGCCCGATTGCCGCAGAGGCGCTGCGCCGTATTGGCGAACTGTATGCGCTGGAAGCGCAGGCTAAAGATTTAAACCCCGAACAACGCCGAGCGCTACGGCAGCAACAAGCGCAACCTAAACTGCTCGAATTCAAAATTTGGCTGGATGAAACCGGTAGCAAAGTTGCGCCCAATAGCGCCCTGGCTAAAGCGATCATTTACAGCCATCGGCGCTGGACGGCGCTTGAACGCTACGCCCAAAGCGGCATCGCGCCAATCGATAACAATCCGGTCGAAAACAGCATTCGGCCGATTGCGATTGGCAAAAAGAACTGGCTATTTGCAGGGAGCGAGCGCGCCGGTCAACGCGCTGCCGCAATTCAAACACTACTGGGCACCGCCAAACTCAACGACCTAGACCCGATGGCCTGGCTCACCGACACCCTAGAAAAACTCCCCACTTGGCCGAACAGCCGCATCGACGAATTATTACCGCTAAGAAGGCTAGCAGAAACTTAA
- a CDS encoding DUF2917 domain-containing protein, producing the protein MQTTQLNYAQVNSFQAKHCWIHCEAGQLWLSHDGEDIVLERGQKYFVHQGDLVVIEALQNSRYRVQAKTAANTQQAPKTAMPAAALAQ; encoded by the coding sequence ATGCAAACCACTCAACTTAATTACGCCCAAGTGAATTCATTCCAAGCGAAACATTGCTGGATACATTGCGAAGCAGGTCAACTATGGCTTAGCCACGATGGTGAAGATATTGTGCTGGAGCGGGGACAAAAATATTTTGTTCATCAAGGTGATTTAGTCGTTATTGAAGCATTGCAAAATAGCCGTTATCGGGTGCAAGCTAAAACTGCAGCCAACACTCAGCAAGCGCCAAAAACAGCGATGCCCGCAGCTGCACTCGCGCAATAA
- a CDS encoding aminotransferase-like domain-containing protein, whose protein sequence is MNDLTLLDQSQRKKSETLYFQLAEELAQAIHAGVLRAGEKLPSIRKLSSERHLSLSTIMEAYRELEDRGLVEARPQSGFYVRAIRHLASPELTKPPQRPSHVVIDPLLTPSVLARINALKVDFGLAILSPKLFPNQQIQRILSQVTRNDPDMIADYGESLGDIQLRRQIARRSLTWGGQIEADDVLITHGAIEGLNLCLRAVTKPGDVVAIESPAYFGLLQILESFKLKALEIPTHPKTGISIEALELASRNGAVTACVLLPNYSNPCGSLMPDENKKRLVELLEQRNIPLIEDDIYGEFCYQGDRPRPAKAYDQTGNVMLIASFTKLLAPAFRIGWVFGGRWQKQIEQLKFINTYSTSLVLQRTIAHFLESGGYDHHLRRLRKHCAEQINDAVDAIQRFFPADTRLHVPQGGYVLWLELNEKVDTLQLLQQALTEGISFTPGVMFSPSSSYRNCLRICCGEPWTVTHEKAIERLGQMAQGYINQFD, encoded by the coding sequence ATGAATGACCTAACATTGCTGGATCAATCGCAGCGAAAAAAATCAGAAACACTGTACTTTCAATTGGCTGAAGAACTAGCGCAAGCGATTCATGCTGGAGTGTTGCGCGCCGGTGAGAAATTACCTTCAATTCGCAAGCTCTCCTCAGAGCGTCATTTAAGTCTTTCCACCATTATGGAAGCCTACCGAGAGCTGGAAGACCGTGGATTGGTAGAGGCGCGCCCTCAGTCTGGTTTTTATGTTCGCGCCATTCGCCATTTGGCTTCGCCTGAGTTGACTAAGCCGCCACAACGCCCTTCGCATGTGGTTATTGACCCATTATTAACACCCAGTGTTTTGGCACGAATTAATGCGTTGAAAGTCGACTTTGGCTTGGCCATTTTGTCGCCCAAACTATTTCCAAATCAGCAAATTCAACGAATTTTGTCACAAGTAACCCGAAATGACCCCGATATGATTGCCGATTATGGCGAATCGCTTGGCGATATCCAGTTGCGGCGGCAAATCGCGCGTCGATCTTTGACGTGGGGCGGTCAAATTGAAGCTGATGATGTCTTAATTACCCATGGCGCAATTGAAGGGCTTAATCTTTGTCTGCGCGCGGTCACCAAGCCAGGTGATGTGGTCGCGATCGAGTCGCCAGCGTACTTTGGGTTATTGCAAATTCTGGAAAGCTTTAAATTAAAAGCATTAGAAATCCCGACGCATCCCAAAACAGGGATTTCAATTGAGGCTCTGGAATTGGCATCAAGAAATGGGGCAGTGACAGCCTGCGTATTGTTGCCTAATTACTCTAATCCTTGTGGGAGTTTGATGCCCGATGAAAATAAAAAAAGATTAGTAGAATTATTAGAGCAAAGAAATATCCCTTTAATTGAAGATGATATTTATGGTGAATTTTGCTATCAAGGTGATCGTCCGCGACCAGCAAAAGCCTATGACCAAACGGGCAATGTGATGCTGATTGCGTCGTTTACTAAATTATTGGCGCCGGCATTTCGAATTGGCTGGGTGTTTGGTGGTCGTTGGCAAAAACAAATTGAGCAGCTTAAATTTATTAATACCTACTCTACGTCATTGGTATTGCAAAGAACAATCGCTCATTTTTTAGAAAGTGGTGGATACGATCATCATTTAAGGCGGTTGCGTAAGCATTGTGCCGAGCAGATTAATGATGCAGTCGATGCTATTCAGCGGTTTTTTCCGGCGGATACGCGCTTGCATGTGCCACAAGGCGGCTATGTGCTTTGGTTGGAGCTTAATGAAAAAGTAGATACTTTGCAGTTATTGCAGCAAGCTTTAACTGAAGGGATTAGCTTTACGCCTGGAGTGATGTTTTCGCCGAGCAGTAGCTATCGCAATTGTTTGCGTATTTGTTGTGGAGAGCCTTGGACTGTAACGCATGAAAAGGCCATCGAACGCCTAGGTCAGATGGCTCAAGGTTATATTAATCAGTTCGATTAA
- the ftsB gene encoding cell division protein FtsB, translated as MRILAIFFAIIIVALQWPLWVGKGSWLRVWQLDSQLSQHRESNAKLKERNDALEAEVQDLKNGTDAIEERARNELGMIRQGEVFFQVLDQSPESIAVIKPNAANTAASSLSSKAY; from the coding sequence ATGCGCATACTGGCAATTTTTTTTGCGATTATTATCGTTGCTTTGCAGTGGCCGCTTTGGGTTGGCAAAGGAAGCTGGTTGCGAGTTTGGCAATTGGATTCACAATTAAGCCAACATCGTGAAAGTAATGCCAAATTAAAAGAGCGTAATGACGCGCTCGAAGCCGAAGTGCAGGATTTAAAAAATGGTACCGATGCCATTGAAGAGCGTGCGCGTAATGAGCTGGGCATGATTCGGCAGGGTGAAGTATTTTTTCAGGTGCTCGATCAGTCGCCAGAAAGTATCGCTGTAATCAAGCCCAATGCCGCCAATACAGCTGCTTCTAGCTTGTCATCTAAAGCATATTGA